In one Nicotiana tomentosiformis chromosome 6, ASM39032v3, whole genome shotgun sequence genomic region, the following are encoded:
- the LOC104090675 gene encoding cytochrome b561, DM13 and DOMON domain-containing protein At5g54830, with product MDVSKFKLCRLLLIVGSFCHLIRFSVSDPGSGCPKTRSASLMNFTYQFSMAQHQLRGVINVIDDCSFKVSQFDMLEGSDVRWWGAVGPHLENLTKGFVISEQKLNKTYKSDGFVVKLMKNVTWDDINVLAVWDLPMASDFGHVVLRNLTNGTEFLAPLPSSVNGTVIKGNGMPTMFNNCKVLADNYRVRWTLNEEEDVVEIGLEAAIGFLTYMAFGWANPNASSSFMIGGDVTVTGFKEDLSPFADDYFITKYSECMISKDGRVEGVCPDTIYEGSDPVGLVNNTRLVYGHRRDGVSFIRFRRPLKSIDTKYDLALNQKATMRVIWALGLIKPPDSLRPFYLPQNHGGSYGHLTLNISEHVDDCLGPLDAEDKQDQDLVIADKKEPLVVSTGPAVYYPNPPNPSKVLYINKKEAPLLRVERGVPVKFSIQAGHDVAFYITSDPLGGNATLRNISETIYFGGPEAQGVQASPTELTWAPDRNTPDLVYYQSLYAKKMGWKVQVVDAGLPDMYNNSVVLDDQQVTFFWTLAENSISIAARGEKKSGYLAIGFGRGMVNSYAYVGWVDDTGKGKVSTYWIDGTDASSIHPTNENLTHVRCKLENGIVTMEFTRPLRPSCDEDDKPECKNIVDPTTPLKVIWAMGAQWSDDHLSVRNMHSVTSSRPIRVLLMRGSAEAEEDLRPVLAVHGFMMFLAWGILLPGGILAARYLKHVKGDGWFQIHVYLQYSGLAIVFLGFLFAVAELRGLSFSSLHVKFGMLAIVLCIAQPVNAYLRPKKPVAGEEVSSKRHLWEYIHVIVGRGAIVVGVAALITGMKHLGERYDDEDVHRLMWALILWFLVGALTVMYLEYRERKRRRDRISGRSNWVLGSGEEEDIDLLSPSQAMAEKDSRSSDRMEVQLEPISR from the coding sequence ATGGACGTAAGTAAATTTAAATTATGCCGTCTGCTACTTATTGTTGGAAGTTTTTGTCATTTGATTCGGTTTTCCGTTTCGGATCCGGGTTCGGGTTGCCCGAAAACCCGCAGTGCATCTCTCATGAACTTCACATACCAGTTTTCTATGGCACAGCATCAATTGCGTGGTGTGATTAATGTAATAGACGATTGCTCGTTTAAAGTTAGTCAATTTGATATGCTTGAGGGGTCTGACGTGCGTTGGTGGGGTGCCGTGGGTCCCCATTTGGAAAACCTTACGAAGGGTTTTGTAATTTCCGAGCAGAAGTTGAATAAAACTTATAAAAGTGATGGATTTGTTGTGAAATTGATGAAGAACGTGACGTGGGATGATATAAATGTGCTTGCGGTGTGGGATCTTCCCATGGCGTCGGATTTTGGGCACGTAGTGCTGAGGAATTTGACGAATGGGACTGAGTTTTTAGCTCCTTTGCCGAGTTCCGTTAATGGGACGGTGATTAAGGGAAATGGGATGCCTACAATGTTTAACAATTGTAAGGTGTTAGCTGATAATTATAGGGTTAGGTGGACTTTGAATGAGGAAGAGGATGTGGTTGAGATTGGATTAGAGGCAGCAATAGGGTTCTTGACTTACATGGCATTCGGGTGGGCGAATCCGAATGCTTCGAGTAGTTTTATGATTGGTGGTGATGTTACTGTCACGGGGTTTAAGGAGGATTTATCGCCATTCGCTGATGATTATTTCATTACTAAGTATAGTGAGTGTATGATTAGCAAGGATGGGAGGGTTGAGGGTGTTTGTCCTGATACAATATACGAAGGGTCTGATCCAGTCGGGTTAGTGAATAATACGAGATTGGTTTATGGGCATAGGAGGGATGGTGTATCCTTTATTAGGTTTAGGAGGCCGTTGAAGTCCATTGATACAAAGTATGATTTGGCATTGAATCAAAAGGCTACAATGAGAGTGATATGGGCTTTAGGTTTGATAAAGCCTCCGGATAGTCTTCGCCCTTTTTATCTTCCACAGAACCATGGTGGTAGTTACGGGCACTTGACTCTTAATATCTCGGAACATGTTGATGATTGCTTGGGTCCGCTGGATGCGGAAGATAAACAAGATCAAGACCTTGTCATTGCGGATAAAAAAGAACCACTTGTTGTTTCAACAGGTCCAGCTGTGTACTACCCGAATCCTCCAAATCCTTCAAAGGTCCTTTACATCAACAAGAAAGAGGCACCTCTTCTCAGGGTAGAGAGGGGTGTTCCGGTGAAATTTTCAATTCAGGCTGGGCATGATGTTGCATTCTATATAACATCAGATCCACTTGGTGGAAATGCCACATTAAGGAATATCTCTGAGACTATCTACTTTGGGGGCCCTGAAGCACAAGGAGTTCAAGCCAGTCCGACGGAATTAACTTGGGCTCCTGATCGAAACACACCAGATTTAGTTTACTATCAGTCTCTATATGCTAAGAAAATGGGGTGGAAAGTTCAAGTGGTTGATGCAGGTTTGCCTGATATGTATAACAACAGTGTAGTTCTGGATGATCAGCAGGTTACTTTCTTTTGGACGTTGGCTGAAAATTCAATCTCCATTGCAGCTCGAGGGGAGAAGAAGAGTGGTTATTTGGCAATTGGTTTTGGCCGTGGTATGGTGAATAGTTATGCTTACGTGGGATGGGTTGATGACACTGGTAAAGGGAAGGTAAGCACATACTGGATTGATGGAACAGATGCTTCCAGTATTCACCCAACAAATGAGAATCTGACACACGTAAGATGCAAGTTAGAGAATGGCATTGTTACTATGGAATTCACCCGTCCACTACGTCCATCCTGCGATGAGGATGATAAACCAGAATGCAAAAATATTGTTGATCCTACGACACCCCTCAAAGTCATCTGGGCCATGGGTGCTCAATGGTCAGATGACCATCTGAGCGTGAGAAATATGCACTCCGTCACAAGCAGCAGGCCTATCAGAGTGCTGCTTATGCGTGGTTCTGCAGAGGCAGAGGAGGATTTACGGCCAGTGTTAGCTGTACATGGGTTTATGATGTTTCTGGCTTGGGGAATATTGCTGCCAGGTGGAATTTTGGCAGCTAGATACTTGAAACATGTAAAAGGAGATGGGTGGTTTCAGATTCATGTTTATCTACAGTATTCGGGATTAGCAATTGTCTTCCTTGGCTTTCTCTTTGCTGTAGCCGAACTTCGCGGTTTGAGTTTTAGCTCCCTACACGTCAAGTTTGGAATGCTGGCCATAGTTCTTTGTATTGCACAACCTGTCAATGCATACTTACGACCTAAGAAACCTGTGGCAGGGGAGGAGGTTTCTTCGAAACGGCATCTTTGGGAGTATATCCATGTCATTGTAGGCAGGGGTGCCATTGTTGTTGGGGTTGCAGCACTTATAACTGGAATGAAGCATTTAGGAGAGAGGTATGATGATGAAGATGTTCACAGGCTCATGTGGGCTTTAATTCTGTGGTTTCTTGTTGGTGCTTTGACAGTGATGTACCTGGAGTATCGTGAGAGGAAGAGAAGGCGGGATAGAATATCCGGCAGAAGCAATTGGGTTCTGGGTAGTGGTGAGGAGGAGGACATTGACCTCCTCAGTCCAAGCCAGGCAATGGCAGAGAAAGACTCACGGTCCTCTGATCGCATGGAGGTTCAGCTAGAACCAATAAGCAGATAG